One Ascaphus truei isolate aAscTru1 chromosome 22, aAscTru1.hap1, whole genome shotgun sequence DNA segment encodes these proteins:
- the LOC142472505 gene encoding leucine-rich repeat and fibronectin type III domain-containing protein 1-like protein, with amino-acid sequence MDSLFVCLVFLPLIIHSRSVESGSCPTGCNCGAFSINCCESEQYLHIPIIGYDNATKLSLKNCPSLDITKQTFQNCNTLEEITITRTAVTYVDAYAFVGLTKLKSLFLNELNLSSANIHHLAFQDLHIQHLDLSSNNLRSIHRQMFSGLKNLSVLNLSRNRIGLIQNQAFESLLQLSVLNLDHNDLKTVTPLWFKTFSNYSALQISLVGNNLTSECRFRGVELTENQWFAKSITPKALLITEGTTVPTCSTPTFIDPYQEIYVKQSLSVVLPCSANSLPLPTLSWLLPTGQEATPSTPQFSISNGMLIITRVWPSNSGLYVCVATNTEGSAVALTRLLVVPNSSTTFTTDLITPNRAAKKASLILLIIFIVILSLPLCFFLVYMLLIVFKRVKEKHSTGFEFTHFVDTPNILSVPENPQPMPHL; translated from the coding sequence ATGGATTCCCTATTTGTGTGTCTCGTGTTTCTACCATTAATAATTCATTCCAGAAGTGTAGAGAGTGGCAGTTGTCCCACAGGATGCAACTGTGGTGCATTTTCCATTAACTGTTGTGAATCAGAGCAATATTTGCACATCCCAATCATCGGGTATGACAACGCCACCAAACTAAGTTTAAAAAACTGCCCAAGCCTGGATATTACCAAACAAACCTTTCAGAATTGCAACACACTGGAAGAAATAACTATCACAAGAACCGCAGTCACGTATGTTGATGCTTATGCATTTGTTGGCCTTACCAAGCTGAAGAGTCTGTTTCTGAATGAATTGAACTTGAGTTCGGCAAATATTCACCATCTTGCTTTCCAAGACCTACACATTCAGCATTTGGACTTAAGTAGCAACAACCTGAGGTCGATCCATCGCCAAATGTTTAGTGGTCTTAAAAACCTGAGTGTGTTGAATCTCTCGAGAAACAGGATTGGTCTCATTCAGAATCAGGCATTTGAGAGCTTACTACAGCTATCTGTGCTGAATCTAGATCACAACGATTTAAAAACCGTCACTCCCCTCTGGTTCAAAACCTTCAGCAACTATTCGGCCTTACAAATAAGCCTGGTAGGGAACAACCTTACCAGTGAATGCCGGTTCAGAGGAGTAGAACTCACTGAAAATCAATGGTTTGCCAAGTCCATAACACCAAAAGCTCTATTAATCACTGAAGGAACCACCGTTCCCACTTGCTCTACACCAACATTTATTGACCCATATCAAGAAATATACGTGAAGCAATCTCTCTCTGTAGTGTTGCCATGCTCTGCAAACAGTTTGCCACTGCCTACACTGAGTTGGTTACTCCCAACAGGACAGGAggccaccccctccaccccacagttCTCCATTAGCAATGGGATGTTAATTATAACCCGAGTATGGCCCAGTAATTCAGGTTTGTATGTTTGTGTGGCTACGAACACAGAAGGCTCTGCAGTTGCTCTAACAAGACTCTTGGTAGTCCCGAATAGTAGCACAACCTTCACAACCGACCTGATAACGCCCAACAGAGCAGCAAAGAAGGCTTCTTTGATACTACTGATAATATTTATTGTAATTCTGTCATTACCTCTATGCTTCTTCTTGGTTTACATGTTGCTGATTGTTTTTAAACGAGTTAAGGAAAAACACAGCACTGGCTTTGAGTTTACCCACTTTGTTGACACTCCTAACATATTGTCTGTCCCTGAAAACCCACAGCCAATGCCCCATTTATAG